From one Lycium ferocissimum isolate CSIRO_LF1 chromosome 7, AGI_CSIRO_Lferr_CH_V1, whole genome shotgun sequence genomic stretch:
- the LOC132063235 gene encoding geranylgeranyl diphosphate reductase, chloroplastic-like produces MASQIYLDLHPLRSLPLPLKTQNPQNQSHHFKLNNNNPITCKLRAAVIGGGPAGSSAAESLAAGGIETFLFERSSPATAKPCGGAIPLCMLDEFSIPTHLIDRHVTQMRFISPSNLIVDFGKTLKPHEFIAMLRREVLDSFLRRRAEATGATLIKALVTDLVVPTSLREPYLINYIIDNCQRQLAVDVVIGADGANSRVAKSIKAGNYATAIAFQERIKLPENKMGYYENLAEIYVGNDVSPDFYAWVFPKCDHVAVGTGTVCSKGDIKSFQHAIRARVKPKIDGGKVIKVEAHPIPEHPRAVRVRGRVALVGDAAGYVTKCSGEGIYFAAKSGRICGEAIVKASEGGENMISEDDLKREYLRKWDDKYFTTFKFLDVLHKVFYGSNAAREALIELCGDEYVQRMTFDSYLYKKLASGNRWEDAKMVVNTISSLVRCNIMGREMEASAQKILSRV; encoded by the coding sequence atggCCTCCCAAATATACTTAGATCTTCACCCTCTTCGTTCTCTTCCACTCCCACTCAAAACCCAAAACCCACAAAACCAATCCCATCACTTCAAACTAAACAACAATAACCCCATTACCTGCAAACTCCGAGCAGCTGTTATCGGCGGCGGCCCAGCCGGTTCCTCCGCCGCAGAATCTCTTGCCGCTGGCGGAATCGAAACATTCCTCTTCGAACGCAGCAGCCCAGCCACCGCCAAACCATGCGGCGGCGCCATCCCACTATGCATGCTCGACGAGTTCTCAATCCCCACACACCTCATCGATCGCCACGTCACCCAAATGCGATTCATTTCACCATCAAATCTCATCGTCGATTTCGGTAAAACCCTAAAACCACACGAGTTCATCGCTATGCTCCGCCGAGAAGTGTTAGACTCATTCCTCCGCCGCCGCGCCGAAGCCACCGGCGCCACCCTAATTAAAGCCCTAGTTACCGATCTCGTGGTCCCCACATCCTTACGTGAGCCTTACCTCATTAACTACATCATCGATAATTGCCAGCGTCAGCTtgctgttgatgttgttattggcGCTGATGGGGCGAATAGCCGTGTGGCTAAATCTATTAAAGCTGGAAATTACGCTACTGCCATTGCTTTTCAAGAGAGGATTAAATTGCCTGAGAATAAAATGGGGTATTACGAAAATTTAGCTGAGATTTATGTTGGGAATGACGTGTCACCCGATTTTTACGCGTGGGTGTTTCCGAAATGTGACCACGTGGCAGTGGGGACGGGTACGGTGTGTTCGAAGGGTGATATTAAATCATTTCAACATGCTATCAGAGCACGAGTCAAACCAAAGATTGATGGCGGAAAAGTGATTAAAGTGGAGGCTCATCCCATACCGGAGCATCCGCGCGCGGTTCGGGTTCGTGGACGGGTCGCTCTGGTAGGGGATGCAGCGGGATACGTGACGAAATGTTCGGGCGAAGGAATATATTTTGCGGCGAAAAGCGGAAGAATCTGTGGGGAAGCAATCGTGAAGGCCTCGGAAGGCGGAGAAAACATGATCAGTGAAGATGATTTGAAGAGAGAGTATTTAAGAAAGTGGGATGACAAGTATTTTACAACTTTCAAGTTCTTGGATGTGTTGCATAAAGTGTTTTATGGTAGCAATGCAGCAAGGGAGGCATTGATAGAGTTGTGTGGAGATGAATATGTGCAAAGGATGACATTTGATAGCTACTTGTATAAGAAATTAGCTAGTGGCAATAGGTGGGAAGATGCTAAAATGGTGGTAAACACAATTTCAAGTTTGGTTAGGTGTAATATTATGGGGCGAGAAATGGAAGCATCTGCCCAAAAAATTCTCTCACGAGTGTAG
- the LOC132063236 gene encoding uncharacterized protein LOC132063236 — protein sequence MGNWNRRWIPRKKYKYQEFPPSPPSRYDQSHSSAIQENSVPSWEIDFCRAAGIPWHKVVSAKKYMYCYDNVVKWDDSAGQEALDDAKRRYWGWISGLPPQSLPPDPDMYIDKVDWDTTIDPELILDLDREYFNPNEVDNSVKSENNIVSGCTLVWEDKTGDNSENPWGSGNVQGSKAGDTGENRWESGNMQASKAGENPWESGNVQGSKAGENPWESGNVQGSKTFKDVEQTWNEWDNPANIKDDDPWERSCPKTQGILTDTAWGGCGNESWGWNTGPNYENGFACVDNTFSNLWHQGGGSVAGAKGNEWANNRTGSWGRNRWNTRGHEQSNSDYGSRRNRNLSRGGGTTSKERRWGESEFTSWDRQRLPRQSNERNVDFGRPSGGEKTFYTGSRKREGSSQHMSGYNRSRFQGDEQRTAYNWREEKPQKRVTFSFND from the exons atgggGAATTGGAATAGAAGATGGATaccaagaaaaaaatacaaataccAAGAATTTCCACCTTCTCCTCCATCCCGTTACGACCAATCTCATTCTTctg CTATCCAGGAAAATAGTGTCCCATCATGGGAAATAGATTTCTGCAGAGCAGCTGGAATTCCTTGGCACAAGGTTGTGAGTGCAAAAAAATACATGTACTGTTATGATAATGTGGTTAAGTGGGATGACTCTGCAGGTCAAGAAGCACTGGACGATGCAAAAAGAAGATATTGGGGTTGGATAAGTGGTCTTCCTCCTCAGAGTCTTCCTCCTGATCCAGATATGTACATTGATAAAGTTGATTGGGACACAActattgatccggagctgatattaGATTTGGACAGAGAGTATTTTAATCCTAATGAAGTTGATAACTCTGTCAAGTCTGAGAATAACATAGTTTCTGGATGCACCCTGGTATGGGAGGATAAAACTGGTGATAATAGTGAAAATCCTTGGGGAAGTGGTAATGTGCAGGGCTCTAAAGCTGGTGATACTGGTGAAAATCGTTGGGAAAGTGGTAATATGCAGGCCTCTAAAGCTGGTGAGAATCCTTGGGAAAGTGGTAATGTGCAGGGCTCTAAAGCTGGTGAAAATCCTTGGGAAAGTGGTAACGTGCAGGGATCTAAAACTTTTAAGGATGTGGAGCAGACTTGGAATGAATGGGATAACCCTGCAAACATCAAAGACGACGATCCGTGGGAAAGGAGTTGCCCTAAAACCCAGGGGATCTTGACGGACACTGCCTGGGGAGGCTGTGGAAATGAGTCATGGGGTTGGAACACGGGGCCAAATTATGAGAATGGATTTGCTTGTGTTGATAATACTTTCAGCAATTTGTGGCATCAAGGTGGTGGAAGTGTTGCTGGTGCTAAAGGAAACGAATGGGCTAATAATAGAACTGGTTCCTGGGGTCGAAACCGTTGGAATACTAGGGGGCATGAGCAGTCGAATTCAGACTATGGCTCTCGTCGGAATAGGAACCTTAGTCGAGGTGGTGGAACAACCTCAAAAGAGAGAAGATGGGGAGAATCAGAGTTCACGTCTTGGGATCGGCAGCGATTACCAAGGCAGAGTAATGAGAGAAATGTGGATTTTGGAAGACCTAGCGGAGGTGAAAAAACCTTCTATACTGGTTCGCGCAAGAGGGAAGGTTCTTCACAACATATGTCAGGGTACAATAGATCAAGGTTTCAAGGTGATGAACAGAGGACTGCATACaattggagagaagaaaaaccacaGAAGAGGGTTACTTTTAGCTTTAATGACTAG